Below is a window of Pseudomonas sp. B21-040 DNA.
CGGAAAAACGCTTTCGGCTTGAGCCCCAGTTCCAGGGCTTTTTCCAGGCTCATCACCAGCGTCATCGAGGCACCGTCGGACAGCTGCGAGGAGTTGCCCGCCGTCACCGAGCCGTCTTCAGCAAACACCGGCTTCAGTCCCGCCAGGCTTTCCAGCGTGGTGTCTGCCCGATTGCAGTCATCGCGCTCAACGATGCCATCGAGGATTTGAATCGCACCGGTAGCCTTGTCTTCCACGCGGTACTTCACCGCCATCGGCACGATTTCATCATCGAACAGACCGGCGGCCTGCGCCTGGGCGGTGCGCTGCTGGCTTTGCAGGGCGTACAGGTCTTGCTCCTGGCGGCTGACGTTGTAACGACGGGCGACGATTTCGGCGGTCTGCCCCATCGGGAAGTAAATGCCCGGCACCTGCTCCTTGAGCAGCGGATTGATCAGGTTATCGGTGTTGACGCTTTTCATGGTCAGGCTGATGGATTCGACGCCACCGGCCACGATAATGTCGCTGCACCCCGAAGCAATCTGGTTGGCGGCAATGGCAATCGCCTGCAAGCCCGAGGAGCAAAAGCGGTTGAGGGTCATGCCGGCGGTGCCAATGCCCAAGCGCGAGAGCACGGCGACATTGCGCCCGATGTTGTAGCCCTGCGCGCCTTCGTTGGAGCCCGCACCGACGATGCAATCCTCGACGCTGGCCGGGTCGATGCCGTTGCGCGCTAGCAACGAGTCGACACAATGCGCCGCCATGTCGTCCGGACGGGTCTGGTTGAACTTGCCGCGAAAGGACTTGGCCAGGCCGGTCCGCACGCTGTCGACGATCACCACTTCACGCATGGCATACCTCATTGTTGTTATCGGTTGAGAGTGGACCGAGCATATGTCCACCTCATAACCGACCGCGACAATCATTCATCCCGCGTATGCGCAACCATCGACTCAGTCCTTGTGTTTCTTCGCCTTCTTGTCGGACTTTTCGAACGCCTCTTCCAGCGCCAGATTAATGGTGCGCAACACCTTGACCCGCGCCCAGCGCTTGTCATTGGCTTCCACCAGGGTCCACGGAGAGATTTCCGTGCTGGTACGGTCAACCATGTCGCCGACCGCGGCGCGGTACGCGTCCCATTTGTCGCGATTGCGCCAGTCATCCTCCGTGATCTTGAACCGCTTGAAGGGGATCTGTTCGCGCTCCTGGAAGCGTTCCAGCTGCGTCTGTTTGTCGATGGCCAGCCAGAACTTGACCACGATCACCCCGGCATCAGCGATCTGCTCTTCGAAATCGTTGATTTCGCTGTAGGCGCGCAGCCAGTCCGCCGGGCTGCAGAATCCTTCGATGCGCTCTACCAGCACCCGTCCGTACCAGGAACGATCGAACACGGTGAACTTGCCCCGCGCCGGAAGGTGTCTCCAGAAACGCCACAAATAGGGCTGCGCCCGCTCTTCTTCGGTGGGCGCGGCAATCGGCACGATGCTGTACTGACGCGGATCAAGCGCCGCCGCCACCCGGCGAATCGCCCCGCCCTTGCCCGCCGCATCGTTGCCTTCGAACACCGCCACCAGCGCATGTCGGCGCATGCGCTTGTCACGCATCAACCCGGAAAACCGCGCCTGTTCAGTTACCAACTGCTCTTCGTAGTCGTCTTTGTCCAGTTGCTGGGTCAGGTCGAGGCTGTCGAGCAGGTTCACTTGATCGACGCTGGGGAATACGGGCGCGGCACTGACTTTTTCCGGGTGTATCTTCGGCCGCTTCAACGCGCCGTGCAGGCTATCGAGCAGAATCTTGCCCACCACCAGGCTGCGATAGCGTGCGTCCATTCCGGCGATTACATGCCACGGCGCGTAGTCACGACTGGTGCG
It encodes the following:
- a CDS encoding thiolase family protein, translated to MREVVIVDSVRTGLAKSFRGKFNQTRPDDMAAHCVDSLLARNGIDPASVEDCIVGAGSNEGAQGYNIGRNVAVLSRLGIGTAGMTLNRFCSSGLQAIAIAANQIASGCSDIIVAGGVESISLTMKSVNTDNLINPLLKEQVPGIYFPMGQTAEIVARRYNVSRQEQDLYALQSQQRTAQAQAAGLFDDEIVPMAVKYRVEDKATGAIQILDGIVERDDCNRADTTLESLAGLKPVFAEDGSVTAGNSSQLSDGASMTLVMSLEKALELGLKPKAFFRGFTVAGCEPDEMGIGPVFSVPKLLKAKGLQVADIDLWELNEAFASQCLYSRNRLEIDNEKYNVNGGSISIGHPFGMTGSRQVGHLVRELQRRNLRYGIVTMCVGGGMGATGLFEAVR
- the pap gene encoding polyphosphate:AMP phosphotransferase; translation: MFESAEIDHAIDKETYDAEVPALREALLEAQFELGQQSRFPVIILINGIEGAGKGETVKLLNEWMDPRLIEVRTFDQQTDEELSRPPAWRYWRMLPAKGRMGIFFGNWYSQMLQGRVHGEFKDPRLDQAINAAERLEKMLCDEGALIVKFWFHLSKKQMKARLKALADDPLHSWRISPLDWQQSQTYDRFVKFGERVLRRTSRDYAPWHVIAGMDARYRSLVVGKILLDSLHGALKRPKIHPEKVSAAPVFPSVDQVNLLDSLDLTQQLDKDDYEEQLVTEQARFSGLMRDKRMRRHALVAVFEGNDAAGKGGAIRRVAAALDPRQYSIVPIAAPTEEERAQPYLWRFWRHLPARGKFTVFDRSWYGRVLVERIEGFCSPADWLRAYSEINDFEEQIADAGVIVVKFWLAIDKQTQLERFQEREQIPFKRFKITEDDWRNRDKWDAYRAAVGDMVDRTSTEISPWTLVEANDKRWARVKVLRTINLALEEAFEKSDKKAKKHKD